The following proteins come from a genomic window of Panicum hallii strain FIL2 chromosome 8, PHallii_v3.1, whole genome shotgun sequence:
- the LOC112903730 gene encoding zinc finger MYM-type protein 1-like produces the protein MLPLDGDASNPSSSRKGKRKAQERDLKSYFSPFVSSSINPSTHGSEVGNAIIEEEEVVETHLEDTNTIDQQPGSNENDQNDQGTITEFNPDYIISDPGLRIPIEQFSPNIRDEIRRAFMERGPTQPSSHVFPRGQDKRRFRKEWFEKYNWLEYSLVNDKAYCFCCYLFRRVGVDDDKFGYEAFTKEGFRQWKNAYLALPKHVGGPNSAHNRSRAAFDDFDNQRASVKEKIVVHTKEAQKKYETRVDTSLAIVSYIALQGEPFRGHDESETSLNKGNFLEFLDWYKLRNEEVRQAFEFACPKNAKMTSGTIQKELAECCAQAVTKVIKEEMSGCLFSILVDESRDISVKEQMAIIVRYVNKKGQVVERFLGIKHVKLTTSEALKRAIVEVLSAHGLTIAKIRGQGYDGASNMRGEFNGVQKLIRDENPYAFYIHCFAHQLQLVVVSVSKCCSSIEDFFDYVDMIVSSTSASCKRKDLLIDSHHTIVLNKLDSGDILSGRGQNQETSLSRPGDTRWGSHYRTLLRIETMWDSIIEVLQVVHDEEQEGSKYC, from the exons ATGTTGCCACTCGATGGTGATGCTTCCAATCCAAGCTCTAgcagaaaagggaaaagaaaggcaCAAGAAAGAG ATCTAAAGAGCTATTTTAGTCCATTCGTATCCAGTAGCATAAACCCAAGCACTCATGGAAGTGAAGTTGGTAATGCCATaatagaggaggaagaggtggtGGAAACTCATTTGGAGGACACCAATACCATAGACCAACAGCCAGGTAGCAATGAAAATGATCAAAATGATCAAGGTACAATAACTGAGTTCAATCCGGATTATATCATTTCTGATCCGGGGCTTCGGATTCCAATTGAGCAATTTAGTCCTAATATTAGAGATGAAATTAGGAGGGCTTTCATGGAACGAGGTCCAACTCAACCTAGTAGTCATGTTTTTCCTAGAGGACAAGATAAAAGGCGCTTTCGAAAAGAATGGTTTGAGAAATATAATTGGCTGGAATATAGCTTGGTGAATGATAAGGCTTATTGCTTTTGTTGTTATCTTTTTAGAAGAGTTGGTGTAGATGATGATAAATTTGGTTATGAGGCATTTACAAAAGAAGGCTTTAGGCAATGGAAGAATGCCTACTTAGCACTCCCTAAACATGTTGGTGGCCCTAATAGTGCTCATAATAGATCAAGAGCGgcatttgatgattttgataatCAAAGGGCAAGTGTAAAGGAGAAAATTGTAGTTCATACCAAAGAGGCAcaaaagaagtatgaaaccCGTGTAGATACATCTTTGGCTATTGTAAGTTATATTGCCTTGCAAGGTGAACCGTTCCGTGGACATGATGAATCAGAAACTTCATTGAACAAAGGCAACTTTCTAGAATTTCTTGATTGGTACAAACTAAGAAATGAGGAAGTGAGGCAGGCATTTGAATTTGCTTGTCCTAAAAATGCTAAAATGACTTCTGGAACAATTCAGAAAGAACTTGCCGAGTGTTGTGCTCAAGCGGTTACCAAAGTCATAAAAGAAGAGATGAGTGGTTGTTTATTCTCTATTCTTGTTGATGAATCTCGTGATATATCAGTCAAAGAGCAAATGGCCATAATAGTCAG GTATGTGAATAAAAAGGGGCAAGTAGTTGAAAGATTTTTGGGTATCAAGCATGTCAAGCTAACTACATCAGAAGCATTAAAGAGAGCAATAGTGGAGGTTCTTAGTGCCCATGGTTTAACTATTGCAAAAATACGAGGCCAAGGGTATGATGGAGCTTCTAATATGAGAGGTGAATTCAATGGTGTTCAAAAACTAATTCGTGATGAGAACCCATATGCTTTTTATATCCATTGCTTTGCTCACCAATTGCAGTTGGTAGTTGTTTCGGTTTCAAAGTGTTGTTCATCTATAGAGGATTTCTTTGACTATGTGGATATGATTGTGAGCAGCACTAGTGCATCTTGTAAGAGGAAGGATTTATTGATTGATAGTCATCATACAATTGTTTTGAATAAGTTGGACAGTGGAGATATTTTATCAGGTAGAGGACAAAATCAAGAAACATCATTGTCTAGGCCTGGAGATACAAGATGGGGATCTCACTACAGGACATTGCTTCGTATTGAAACAATGTGGGACTCAATAATAGAAGTTCTGCAAGTGGTGCATGATGAGGAAC AAGAAGGATCAAAATATTGTTGA
- the LOC112902525 gene encoding 6-phosphogluconate dehydrogenase, decarboxylating 2, chloroplastic — MASPAPATPAAAAAHSPPPRIGLAGLATMGQNLALNIAEKGFPISVYNRTAAKVDSTLLRARDEGALPVLGHRDPRGFVLSLSRPRTVVLLVQAGPAVDATIDALTPYLEPGDAIVDGGNEWYQNTERRIEEAAARGILYLGMGVSGGEEGARNGPSLMPGGHADAYNNIKDILEKAAAQTEDGACVTFVGPGGAGNFVKMVHNGIEYGDMQLIAEAYDVLRRVGGLSNSEIADVFAEWNKGELESFLVEITADIFTVADPLDGSGGALVDKILDKTGMKGTGKWTVQQAAELAVAAPTIAASLDGRYLSGLKDERVTAAGVLEEEGMPAGLLEKINVDKKELVDRVRQALYASKICSYAQGMNLIRAKSEEKGWNLNLAELARIWKGGCIIRARFLDRIKRAYDRNPELANLIVDREFAREMVQRQNAWRWVVARAVEAGISTPGMTASLSYFDTYRSSRLPANLIQAQRDLFGAHTYERIDRPGSFHTEWTKLARRSNGAAI, encoded by the coding sequence ATGGCctccccggcgccggcgacccccgcggccgccgcggcccacTCCCCTCCCCCACGCATCGGGCTCGCGGGCCTCGCCACCATGGGCCAGAACCTCGCGCTCAACATCGCCGAGAAGGGGTTCCCGATCTCCGTCTACAACCGCACCGCCGCCAAAGTGGACTCCACGCTCCTCCGCGCGCGCGACGAGGGCGCGCTTCCGGTGCTGGGGCACCGCGACCCGCGCGGGTTTGTGCTCTCCCTCTCCCGGCCCCGCACCGTCGTGCTCCTCGTGCAGGCGGGCCCCGCCGTCGACGCCACCATCGACGCCCTCACCCCCTACCTCGAGCCGGGCGACGCCATCGTCGACGGCGGCAACGAGTGGTACCAGAACACCGAGCGCCGCATCGAGGAGGCCGCGGCGCGCGGGATCCTGTACCTCGGGATGGGCGTgtccggcggggaggagggcgCGCGGAACGGGCCCTCGCTCATGCCCGGCGGCCACGCTGACGCCTACAACAACATCAAGGACATCCTCGAGAAGGCCGCGGCGCAGACGGAGGACGGGGCGTGCGTCACCTTTGTTGGGCCCGGTGGTGCCGGCAACTTCGTCAAGATGGTGCACAACGGGATCGAGTATGGCGATATGCAGCTCATCGCGGAGGCCTATGACGTGCTCCGCAGAGTTGGGGGCCTGTCGAATTCGGAGATTGCGGATGTGTTTGCTGAGTGGAACAAGGGTGAGCTCGAGAGCTTCTTGGTTGAGATCACTGCGGACATCTTTACTGTGGCTGACCCCCTGGATGGGAGCGGTGGGGCGCTGGTTGACAAGATTCTCGACAAGACTGGGATGAAGGGGACTGGGAAATGGACGGTGCAGCAGGCGGCGGAGCTAGCTGTGGCTGCACCAACCATTGCTGCGTCGCTAGACGGGCGGTACTTGTCAGGGTTGAAGGACGAGCGGGTCACAGCTGCTGGGGTGTTAGAGGAGGAGGGGATGCCAGCCGGGCTGTTGGAGAAAATCAATGTTGATAAGAAGGAGCTGGTGGATAGGGTGAGGCAGGCGCTTTATGCGTCGAAGATTTGCAGCTATGCGCAGGGCATGAATCTGATACGGGCCAAGAGCGAGGAGAAAGGATGGAACCTTAACCTTGCAGAACTTGCCAGGATTTGGAAGGGTGGGTGCATTATCCGTGCGAGGTTTCTTGATAGGATCAAGAGGGCCTATGACAGGAACCCTGAGCTGGCCAATTTGATCGTCGACCGAGAGTTTGCAAGGGAGATGGTGCAGCGACAGAATGCATGGAGATGGGTTGTGGCACGGGCAGTGGAGGCTGGCATTAGCACTCCAGGAATGACTGCTAGTCTTTCCTACTTCGATACCTACAGGTCCAGTCGATTGCCTGCAAATCTGATCCAAGCACAGAGGGACCTGTTTGGGGCGCACACCTATGAGCGAATTGACCGTCCGGGTTCATTTCACACTGAATGGACCAAGCTGGCAAGGAGGAGCAATGGTGCAGCCATTTGA